The genomic segment GGTATTGGGGAAATGAACACTGATAACTATTCAATATTTAATTCAGACACTGATGAGATCGTTAAGAATACTGTACTGCTTCTTATCGGACTAAGTGATCTGTACACAAAAGAACACTGTATCATGGTATCCGAACTAGCTGCCCGGATCGCCCAAAGGCTTGGCGTTCTGCCAGGTGAGATTGAAAAGATAAAGCTGGCCGGCTACCTTCACGACATTGGTAAACAGGCGATACCACAGGGTTTTATA from the Emcibacter nanhaiensis genome contains:
- a CDS encoding HD-GYP domain-containing protein, which produces MNTDNYSIFNSDTDEIVKNTVLLLIGLSDLYTKEHCIMVSELAARIAQRLGVLPGEIEKIKLAGYLHDIGKQAIPQGFISKPGKLSPQEYELVKTHVQVGVDVLHQLKVSPAVVRMVGEHHERLDGSGYPNCLRGSEISLGGQIIGVADV